One Brassica napus cultivar Da-Ae chromosome C4, Da-Ae, whole genome shotgun sequence genomic region harbors:
- the LOC106364512 gene encoding AT-hook motif nuclear-localized protein 21, protein MSAGLNMGTTSRYVHNVDGGGAGQFSTDNHHEDDGGAGGNHHHNLQNHHQGLDLIASNDNSGLGGAGGGGEGSGDLVMRRPRGRPAGSKNKPKPPVIVTRESANTLRAHILEIGSGCDVFECISTYARRRQRGICVLSGTGTVTNVSIRQPTAAGSVVTLRGTFEILSLSGSFLPPPAPPGATSLTIFLAGAQGQVVGGNVVGELVAAGPVMVMAASFTNVAYERLPLDEHEEHLQVQSGGGGGGNMYSEANGGGGGLPFFNLPMSLPHMGVENWQGNSAGAGRAPF, encoded by the coding sequence ATGTCTGCAGGTCTCAATATGGGGACAACCTCTCGCTACGTCCATAACGTCGACGGCGGAGGTGCTGGCCAGTTCTCCACCGACAACCACCACGAAGATGACGGTGGTGCTGGAGGAAACCACCACCATAACCTTCAGAACCATCACCAAGGTTTAGATTTAATAGCTTCTAATGACAACTCGGGTCTGGGCGGCGCCGGAGGTGGTGGTGAAGGAAGCGGCGACCTCGTTATGCGGCGGCCACGTGGCCGTCCAGCTGGATCGAAGAACAAACCAAAACCTCCGGTGATAGTCACGCGCGAGAGCGCAAACACTCTTAGGGCTCACATTCTCGAAATCGGAAGTGGCTGCGACGTCTTCGAGTGCATCTCCACTTACGCGCGGCGGAGACAGCGCGGGATTTGCGTTTTGTCCGGAACTGGAACCGTCACTAACGTCAGCATCCGTCAGCCGACGGCGGCTGGATCTGTTGTGACTTTGCGAGGCACTTTCGAGATTCTTTCCCTCTCTGGATCTTTTCTTCCGCCGCCTGCTCCTCCAGGAGCGACGAGTTTGACTATATTCCTCGCCGGAGCTCAGGGACAGGTCGTCGGAGGTAACGTTGTTGGAGAATTGGTGGCCGCGGGGCCGGTCATGGTCATGGCGGCGTCTTTTACGAACGTGGCTTACGAAAGGTTACCTTTGGACGAGCATGAGGAGCACTTACAGGTCCAAAGCGGCGGTGGCGGAGGAGGGAATATGTACTCGGAAGCCAACGGAGGTGGCGGAGGCTTGCCGTTCTTCAATTTGCCGATGAGTTTGCCTCATATGGGAGTTGAAAACTGGCAGGGGAATTCCGCCGGCGCTGGTAGGGCTCCGTTTTAg
- the LOC106447309 gene encoding protein phosphatase 2C 29, with the protein MGSSFSSALPCFNQGHRDRRHHPQNPTHSEPLDESLGHSYCYVPSSNRFLSPFPSDRFVSPPGSFRLSPGRIRGPGSSDQLQTGFRAISGASVSANTSNSKTVFQLEDIYDDATVNTFGGGVRSSVVNANGFEGTSSFSALPLQTVPLGGHVEERTGLFMSGPIERGASSGPLDLPGEEVSRSDSAAAHFSAPLGGGGKKRRKRKKSLSWHTKQRPWVLPVSSFVGGAKRENTVKPPDVGGVTAESTGEENDLQWALGKAGEDRVQLAVFEKQGWLFAGIYDGFNGPDAPEFLMANLYRAVHSELQGLFWELEEEAELKASSSCPAAEEVKVRKKLHELLAEAQAEDALDLSGSDRFAFSVEDNAVSVGSKRWLLLSKLKQGLSKQGVSGRKLLFPWKLGAEGDETEEVVGNVRVEEPVEKRRERRKAGTVDHELVLKAMSNGLEATEQAFLEMTEKVLETNPELALMGSCLLVALMRDDDVYVMNIGDSRALVAQYQVRETGVSVETGRVEDRCNDLDNDDANNELSGVGDEDTTLNNEAPSQNMKLVALQLTTDHSTSIEDEVTRIKNEHPDDNQCIVNDRVKGRLKVTRAFGAGFLKQPKLNDSLLEMFRNEYIGTDPYISCIPSLRHYRLTENDQFMVLSSDGLYQYLSNEEVVSLAMEKFPDGDPAQHVIQELLVRAAKKAGMGFHELLDIPQGDRRKYHDDCTVLVIALGGSRIWKSSGKYL; encoded by the exons ATGGGAAGTAGCTTCTCCTCCGCCTTACCTTGCTTCAACCAAGGTCACCGTGATCGCCGCCATCACCCTCAGAATCCGACTCACTCCGAGCCGTTAGACGAGAGTCTAGGCCACTCTTACTGCTACGTCCCATCTTCTAACCGCTTCCTCTCTCCCTTCCCTTCCGATCGCTTCGTCTCTCCTCCCGGTTCGTTCCGGTTATCTCCGGGTCGGATCCGGGGCCCCGGATCATCCGACCAGCTCCAAACCGGGTTCAGAGCCATTTCCGGCGCCTCGGTTAGCGCCAACACATCCAATTCCAAAACTGTTTTCCAACTTGAAGATATTTACGACGATGCCACTGTTAACACTTTCGGCGGAGGCGTGAGGAGCAGCGTCGTTAACGCTAACGGCTTCGAAGGAACGTCGTCGTTTAGCGCTCTCCCGCTACAGACCGTGCCGTTAGGTGGTCACGTGGAGGAACGAACCGGCCTCTTCATGTCTGGGCCCATCGAGAGAGGCGCGAGTTCAGGCCCATTGGACCTTCCCGGAGAGGAGGTTTCGAGATCCGACTCCGCCGCCGCGCATTTCTCGGCGCCGCTCGGCGGCGGCGGCAAGAAGAGACGGAAAAGGAAGAAGAGTCTTTCCTGGCACACGAAGCAGCGACCGTGGGTTCTTCCGGTGTCGAGCTTCGTCGGCGGTGCGAAAAGGGAGAACACCGTGAAACCACCCGACGTCGGCGGCGTTACGGCGGAATCAACCGGAGAGGAGAACGATTTACAGTGGGCGTTGGGGAAAGCAGGTGAGGACAGGGTGCAGTTAGCTGTCTTCGAGAAGCAGGGATGGCTCTTCGCCGGAATCTACGACGGCTTCAACGGTCCCGACGCGCCGGAGTTTCTGATGGCTAACCTCTACCGTGCGGTTCATAGCGAGTTACAAGGTTTATTCTGGGAACTGGAGGAAGAAGCAGAGCTAAAAGCAAGTTCGAGCTGTCCAGCGGCAGAAGAAGTTAAAGTGAGGAAAAAGCTGCATGAGCTTCTCGCAGAGGCGCAAGCAGAAGACGCGTTGGATCTTTCAGGTTCCGACAGGTTTGCATTCTCAGTGGAGGACAATGCTGTGTCTGTAGGAAGCAAGAGATGGTTGCTGTTGTCGAAACTGAAGCAGGGTTTGTCTAAGCAAGGAGTTTCAGGGAGGAAGTTGTTGTTCCCATGGAAGCTTGGTGCGGAGGGTGATGAAACGGAGGAGGTAGTAGGTAACGTTAGAGTAGAGGAACCGGTTGAGAAGAGGAGGGAGAGACGAAAGGCGGGGACGGTTGATCACGAGCTGGTTTTGAAGGCGATGTCGAATGGTCTTGAAGCCACGGAGCAAGCGTTCTTGGAGATGACTGAGAAGGTTTTGGAAACGAACCCTGAGCTTGCGTTGATGGGTTCTTGCTTGCTGGTTGCGCTGATGAGAGATGATGATGTGTATGTGATGAATATAGGGGATAGTAGGGCTCTTGTTGCGCAGTATCAGGTTCGAGAAACGGGTGTGAGTGTTGAGACAGGAAGAGTAGAAGATCGATGCAATGATTTAGACAATGATGATGCAAACAATGAGCTTTCAGGTGTGGGTGATGAAGATACTACACTGAACAATGAAGCACCTTCGCAGAACATGAAACTGGTTGCGTTGCAGCTGACAACAGATCACAGCACGAGCATCGAAGAT GAAGTAACAAGAATAAAAAACGAACATCCTGATGACAACCAATGCATAGTGAACGACAGAGTAAAAGGACGGCTTAAGGTGACTAGAGCGTTTGGAGCCGGGTTCTTGAAGCAG CCTAAATTGAACGATTCGTTACTGGAAATGTTTCGGAATGAGTACATTGGGACGGATCCATACATATCATGCATACCATCTCTTCGTCACTACAGGCTAACAGAAAATGATCAGTTTATGGTTCTGTCATCTGATGGTTTGTATCAATACCTGAGCAATGAGGAAGTTGTTTCTCTTGCTATGGAGAAGTTTCCAGATGGAGATCCTGCTCAGCATGTTATACAGGAACTTCTAGTCCGTGCAGCCAAGAAGGctg GAATGGGGTTTCATGAGCTCCTGGACATACCGCAAGGAGATAGAAGAAAGTATCATGATGATTGCACTGTATTAGTGATAGCACTTGGAGGAAGTAGGATCTGGAAGTCATCAGGGAAGTATCTTTGA
- the LOC125585623 gene encoding auxin-responsive protein SAUR77-like: MGCFISPVMKLRRLSSTDSWRFAYRNLTGEDIEDSVVRVVVGKEKKEFMVEPYVLEEAPFRILIGSVKDRTKTRLNRTGSVVWLDHIDSILFEHLLWLLRNDASTFSDMDVVEIIEFYSQDC, from the coding sequence ATGGGTTGCTTTATTTCTCCTGTAATGAAACTCCGTCGTCTATCTTCAACTGATTCGTGGCGGTTTGCATACCGGAATCTGACCGGCGAGGATATAGAGGATTCGGTCGTAAGGGTTGTCGTAGGGAAAGAGAAGAAGGAGTTCATGGTCGAACCGTACGTACTCGAAGAGGCGCCGTTTAGAATCTTGATTGGTTCGGTTAAGGATCGTACCAAGACCCGGTTAAACCGGACTGGGAGTGTTGTATGGCTTGATCATATCGACTCGATCTTGTTCGAGCACTTGTTGTGGCTTCTTCGTAACGATGCATCTACATTTTCGGATATGGATGTCGTCGAGATCATTGAGTTCTATTCTCAAGATTGCTAG